A section of the Pseudomonas sp. Q1-7 genome encodes:
- a CDS encoding IscS subfamily cysteine desulfurase, producing MKLPIYLDYSATTPVDPRVAQKMSECLLVDGNFGNPASRSHVFGWKAEESVENARRQVAELVNADPREIVWTSGATESDNLAIKGVAHFYSGKGKHIITSKIEHKAVLDTTRQLEREGFEVTYLEPGEDGLITPAAVEAALRDDTILVSVMHVNNEIGTINDIAAIGELTRARGILFHVDAAQSTGKVEIDLEKLKVDLMSFSAHKTYGPKGIGALYVRRKPRVRLEAMMHGGGHERGMRSGTLATHQIVGMGEAFHIAKQEMASERVRIQALADRFWAQIDGMEELYLNGSATARVPHNLNVSFNYVEGESLIMALKDLAVSSGSACTSASLEPSYVLRALGRNDELAHSSIRFTFGRFTTEEEVDYAAAKVREAVSKLRELSPLWDMYKEGVDLSQVEWQAH from the coding sequence ATGAAATTGCCGATTTACCTCGACTACTCCGCCACTACGCCGGTGGACCCGCGCGTCGCTCAGAAGATGAGCGAGTGCCTGCTGGTGGACGGCAACTTCGGCAATCCGGCCTCGCGTTCCCACGTGTTCGGCTGGAAGGCTGAGGAGTCGGTGGAAAATGCCCGTCGTCAGGTGGCCGAGCTGGTCAACGCCGACCCGCGTGAAATCGTCTGGACATCCGGTGCGACCGAATCCGACAACCTGGCCATCAAGGGCGTAGCGCACTTCTACAGTGGCAAGGGCAAGCACATCATTACCTCGAAGATCGAGCACAAGGCGGTGCTGGACACCACCCGCCAGCTGGAGCGCGAAGGCTTCGAAGTCACCTACCTCGAACCCGGCGAAGACGGCCTGATCACGCCGGCCGCCGTCGAGGCAGCCCTGCGTGACGACACCATCCTGGTTTCGGTCATGCACGTGAACAATGAAATCGGCACCATCAACGACATCGCGGCGATTGGCGAGCTGACCCGTGCCCGCGGCATCCTCTTCCATGTCGACGCCGCGCAGTCGACCGGCAAGGTGGAAATCGACCTGGAAAAGCTGAAGGTCGACCTGATGTCCTTCTCCGCCCACAAGACCTACGGCCCGAAAGGCATCGGCGCACTCTATGTTCGCCGCAAGCCGCGCGTGCGCCTGGAAGCCATGATGCACGGCGGTGGTCATGAGCGCGGCATGCGTTCCGGTACCCTGGCCACCCACCAGATCGTCGGCATGGGCGAGGCCTTCCACATCGCCAAGCAGGAAATGGCCAGCGAGCGCGTGCGTATCCAGGCCCTGGCGGATCGCTTCTGGGCCCAGATCGACGGCATGGAAGAGCTTTACCTGAACGGCAGCGCCACCGCTCGCGTGCCGCACAACCTGAACGTCAGCTTCAACTACGTCGAAGGCGAGTCGCTGATCATGGCGCTCAAGGACCTCGCGGTGTCGTCCGGTTCCGCCTGTACTTCGGCGTCCCTGGAGCCGTCCTACGTGCTGCGTGCCCTGGGCCGCAACGACGAGCTGGCGCACAGCTCCATCCGCTTCACCTTTGGCCGGTTCACGACTGAAGAAGAAGTGGACTACGCCGCCGCCAAGGTGCGCGAAGCGGTCAGCAAGCTCCGTGAACTGTCCCCCCTGTGGGATATGTATAAAGAGGGCGTCGACCTGTCCCAGGTCGAATGGCAGGCGCACTGA
- the hscB gene encoding co-chaperone HscB encodes MGTPCHFALFDLRPGHRLDLDQLAARYRELARAVHPDRFADASEREQRLALERAAQLNDAYQTLKSAPRRALYLLALKGRELPLEVTVQDPQFLLQQMQWREELEELQDSADLDGVDVFKRRLKAAQAELDGDFAECWDDPERREDAERLVRRMQFLDKLTHEVRQLEERLDD; translated from the coding sequence GTGGGAACTCCCTGTCATTTCGCCCTGTTCGACCTGAGGCCGGGTCATCGACTGGACCTTGACCAGCTCGCGGCGCGTTACCGTGAGTTGGCGCGTGCCGTCCATCCCGACCGTTTCGCCGATGCTTCCGAGCGTGAGCAGCGTCTGGCGCTGGAGCGCGCGGCTCAACTCAACGACGCCTACCAGACGCTGAAGAGCGCGCCGCGCCGCGCCTTGTACCTATTGGCCCTGAAGGGGCGCGAGCTACCGCTCGAGGTTACGGTGCAGGACCCGCAGTTCCTGCTGCAGCAGATGCAGTGGCGAGAGGAGCTGGAAGAGCTGCAGGACAGCGCCGACCTGGACGGCGTCGATGTCTTCAAGCGTCGGCTCAAGGCTGCGCAGGCCGAGCTGGATGGCGATTTCGCCGAGTGCTGGGACGACCCCGAGCGCCGCGAAGACGCCGAGCGTCTGGTACGTCGCATGCAGTTCCTCGACAAGCTGACCCACGAAGTGCGCCAACTGGAAGAGCGCCTCGACGATTAA
- the suhB gene encoding type III secretion system regulator SuhB, which translates to MQPMLNIALRAARSAGELIFRSIERLDVISVNEKDAKDYVTEVDRAAELSIVQALRKAYPNHGILGEEGGLLEGKGEGADYLWIIDPLDGTTNFIRGVPHFAVSIACKYKGRLEHAVVLDPVRQEEFTASRGRGAALNGRRLRVSPRKSLEGALLGTGFPFRENQLDNMDSYLGMFRSLVGQTAGIRRAGSASLDLAYVAAGRFDAFWEFGLSEWDMAAGALLVQEAGGLVSDFTGGHDFLEKGHVVAGNTKCFKAVLTAIQPHLPPSMKR; encoded by the coding sequence ATGCAGCCCATGCTGAATATCGCCCTGCGCGCCGCTCGCAGCGCCGGTGAACTGATTTTCCGCTCGATCGAGCGCCTGGACGTTATCTCCGTCAACGAGAAAGACGCCAAGGACTACGTCACCGAGGTCGATCGCGCTGCCGAACTGTCCATCGTGCAGGCCCTGCGCAAGGCCTACCCGAACCACGGCATCCTCGGCGAGGAAGGCGGCCTACTGGAGGGCAAGGGTGAAGGCGCCGACTACCTGTGGATCATCGATCCGCTGGACGGCACCACCAACTTTATCCGCGGTGTTCCGCACTTCGCCGTCAGCATCGCCTGCAAGTACAAGGGTCGCCTGGAACATGCCGTGGTCCTGGACCCGGTCCGCCAGGAAGAGTTCACCGCCAGCCGCGGCCGCGGTGCCGCCCTCAATGGCCGCCGTCTGCGCGTCAGCCCGCGCAAGAGCCTGGAAGGCGCACTGCTCGGCACCGGTTTCCCCTTCCGCGAAAACCAGTTGGATAACATGGACAGCTATCTGGGCATGTTCCGCAGCCTGGTGGGCCAGACCGCCGGCATCCGCCGCGCCGGCTCCGCCAGCCTGGACCTGGCCTACGTCGCAGCCGGCCGCTTCGATGCCTTCTGGGAGTTCGGCCTGTCCGAGTGGGACATGGCGGCGGGCGCCCTGCTGGTGCAGGAAGCCGGCGGCCTGGTGAGCGATTTCACCGGCGGCCATGACTTCCTTGAGAAGGGCCACGTGGTCGCGGGCAATACCAAGTGCTTCAAGGCCGTGCTGACTGCCATCCAGCCGCACCTGCCACCGTCGATGAAGCGCTGA
- the trmJ gene encoding tRNA (cytosine(32)/uridine(32)-2'-O)-methyltransferase TrmJ, whose protein sequence is MLQNIRVVLVNTSHPGNIGGAARAMKNMGLSKLVLVDPEDFPSPEARARASGADDILDGAEVVATLEEALVGCSLVVGTSARDRRIPWPLLDPRECGQTAVAQVRDGGEVALVFGREYAGLTNEELQRCQYHVHIPSNPDFSSLNLAAAVQVLVYEVRMAWLAQEGLPSKVEKVETTAMLNAQPVTVDELERYYEHLESTLVEIGFLDPEKPRHLMSRLRRLFGRSNISKLEMNILRGILTETQKAVRGEASKRSDK, encoded by the coding sequence TTGCTGCAGAACATTCGCGTGGTGCTGGTCAATACCAGTCATCCCGGCAATATCGGTGGTGCTGCCCGCGCCATGAAGAACATGGGCTTGTCGAAGCTGGTGCTGGTGGATCCCGAGGATTTCCCCAGCCCCGAGGCGCGTGCCCGCGCCTCCGGTGCCGATGACATACTGGACGGCGCTGAAGTGGTTGCCACACTGGAGGAGGCGCTGGTGGGCTGCAGTCTGGTGGTGGGTACCAGTGCCCGTGATCGTCGCATCCCCTGGCCCCTGCTCGATCCGCGCGAGTGTGGCCAGACCGCCGTGGCGCAAGTGCGCGATGGCGGCGAGGTGGCGCTGGTATTCGGTCGCGAATATGCGGGTCTGACCAATGAAGAGTTGCAGCGCTGCCAATACCATGTGCATATCCCGTCGAATCCCGACTTTTCCTCGCTGAACCTGGCGGCCGCCGTACAGGTGCTGGTCTACGAGGTGCGCATGGCCTGGTTGGCGCAGGAGGGGTTGCCGAGCAAGGTGGAGAAGGTTGAAACCACCGCCATGCTCAATGCCCAGCCGGTGACCGTCGATGAGCTGGAGCGCTATTACGAACACCTGGAAAGCACCCTGGTGGAGATCGGTTTCCTCGATCCGGAGAAGCCTCGGCACCTGATGTCGCGCCTGCGTCGTCTCTTTGGTCGCAGCAACATCAGCAAGCTGGAGATGAACATCCTGCGCGGCATCCTGACGGAAACCCAGAAGGCTGTGCGGGGCGAAGCAAGCAAACGGAGTGACAAGTGA
- the cysE gene encoding serine O-acetyltransferase, with translation MFDRIREDIQSVFHRDPAARNAFEVLTCYPGLHATWLHRIAHALWIAGWKWLARLVSNFSRWMTGIEIHPGAKIGRRFFIDHGMGIVIGETAEIGNDVTLYQGVTLGGTSWNQGKRHPTLEDGVVVGAGAKVLGPFTVGAGAKIGSNAVVTKAVPAGATAVGIPGRVIVKVDPEQEAKRQAIAERFGFDAYGLGQDMPDPVARAIGQLLDHVQAVDERLDGMCKALTALGSDYCAKALPELRDEDFADIKDDERKPVA, from the coding sequence ATGTTCGACCGCATTCGAGAAGACATTCAAAGCGTATTCCACCGTGATCCGGCTGCGCGCAATGCCTTCGAGGTGCTTACCTGTTATCCGGGGCTGCATGCCACCTGGCTGCATCGCATAGCTCACGCGCTGTGGATTGCCGGCTGGAAATGGCTGGCGCGCCTGGTGTCGAACTTCAGTCGCTGGATGACCGGTATCGAGATCCACCCGGGGGCGAAGATCGGTCGTCGATTCTTCATCGACCACGGCATGGGCATCGTCATCGGCGAGACCGCCGAGATCGGCAACGACGTCACGCTTTACCAGGGCGTGACCCTGGGCGGTACAAGCTGGAACCAGGGTAAGCGTCACCCAACCCTGGAGGACGGCGTGGTGGTGGGGGCGGGTGCCAAGGTGCTCGGGCCCTTCACCGTTGGTGCCGGTGCCAAGATCGGCTCCAATGCCGTGGTGACCAAGGCGGTGCCGGCCGGGGCGACTGCGGTCGGCATTCCCGGTAGGGTCATCGTCAAGGTCGACCCTGAGCAGGAGGCGAAGCGGCAGGCCATTGCCGAGCGTTTCGGCTTCGATGCCTATGGTCTCGGTCAGGACATGCCGGACCCCGTGGCGCGCGCCATCGGGCAACTGCTGGATCATGTGCAGGCCGTGGACGAGCGTCTGGACGGTATGTGCAAGGCGCTCACCGCGCTGGGCAGCGACTACTGCGCCAAGGCCCTGCCGGAGTTGCGCGACGAGGATTTCGCCGACATCAAGGATGATGAGCGCAAGCCGGTCGCCTGA
- the iscU gene encoding Fe-S cluster assembly scaffold IscU — protein sequence MAYSDKVIDHYENPRNVGKLDAQDPNVGTGMVGAPACGDVMRLQIKVNEQGVIEDAKFKTYGCGSAIASSSLATEWMKGKTLDEAAAIKNTTIAEELALPPVKIHCSVLAEDAIKAAVNDYKQKKGLL from the coding sequence ATGGCATATAGCGACAAGGTCATCGACCACTACGAAAACCCGCGTAACGTTGGCAAGCTCGACGCCCAGGACCCCAACGTGGGCACTGGCATGGTCGGCGCGCCGGCCTGCGGCGATGTGATGCGCCTGCAGATCAAGGTCAACGAGCAAGGCGTGATCGAAGACGCCAAGTTCAAGACCTACGGCTGCGGTTCCGCCATTGCATCCAGCTCCCTCGCCACCGAGTGGATGAAGGGCAAGACGCTGGATGAGGCGGCTGCCATCAAGAACACCACTATCGCCGAAGAACTGGCCCTGCCGCCGGTGAAGATCCACTGCTCGGTGCTGGCTGAGGACGCCATCAAGGCGGCCGTCAACGACTACAAGCAGAAGAAGGGTCTGCTTTAA
- the iscX gene encoding Fe-S cluster assembly protein IscX, with protein MSLKWTDVLEIAIQLAETRPDVDPRYVNFVDLHNWVLALPDFADDPQRGGEKVLEAIQAAWIEEAD; from the coding sequence ATGAGCTTGAAATGGACCGACGTGCTGGAGATCGCCATTCAACTGGCTGAAACCAGACCGGACGTCGACCCGCGCTACGTCAACTTCGTCGACCTGCACAACTGGGTCCTGGCGCTGCCGGACTTCGCCGACGATCCGCAGCGGGGCGGTGAAAAGGTTCTGGAAGCCATCCAGGCGGCCTGGATCGAAGAAGCCGACTGA
- the hscA gene encoding Fe-S protein assembly chaperone HscA yields MALLQIAEPGQSPQPHQRRLAVGIDLGTTNSLVAAVRSGIAEPLPDADGQVILPSAVRYHADRVEVGRDAKRAASSDPLNTILSVKRFMGRGLEDVKQLGEQLPYRFVGGESHMPFIQTVQGAKSPVEVSADILKTLRQRAEQSLGGELVGAVITVPAYFDEAQRQATKDAARLAGLNVLRLLNEPTAAAVAYGLDKQAEGVIAIYDLGGGTFDISILRLTRGVFEVMATGGDSALGGDDFDHAIAGWMVQQAGLSADLDPGAQRSLLRAACEAKEALTNAASVELVHGDWHGILTREQFDALIEPMVARSLKACRRAVRDAGIELEEVEAVVMVGGSTRVPRVREAVAEMFGRQPLTDIDPDQVVAIGAAVQADTLAGNKRGEELLLLDVIPLSLGLETMGGLMERVIPRNTTIPVARAQDFTTYKDGQTAMMIHVLQGERELIKDCRSLARFELRGIPPMVAGAAKIRVTFQVDADGLLGVTARELASGVEASIQVKPSYGLTDGEISRMLQDSFQFAGEDKHARALREQQVEAERLLEAVQAALAADGERLLDETERDAILDSMQTLRELSIGSDVAAIEAQIKRLSQVTDAFAARRMDAAVKAALSGRRLNEIED; encoded by the coding sequence ATGGCCTTACTGCAGATCGCTGAACCCGGGCAGAGCCCCCAGCCACACCAGCGCCGACTGGCGGTGGGAATCGACCTGGGTACCACCAATTCGCTGGTCGCTGCCGTGCGCAGCGGCATCGCAGAGCCCCTGCCGGATGCCGATGGGCAGGTCATCCTGCCTTCCGCCGTTCGCTATCACGCCGATCGCGTCGAAGTCGGTCGCGACGCCAAGCGGGCGGCATCCAGCGACCCGCTGAATACCATCCTCTCCGTCAAGCGCTTCATGGGGCGCGGCCTAGAAGACGTCAAGCAATTGGGCGAGCAACTGCCCTATCGCTTCGTCGGTGGCGAATCCCACATGCCGTTCATCCAGACCGTACAGGGTGCCAAGAGTCCGGTCGAGGTGTCCGCCGACATTCTCAAAACCCTGCGTCAGCGCGCAGAGCAGAGCCTGGGCGGGGAGCTGGTGGGGGCCGTCATCACCGTGCCAGCCTATTTCGACGAGGCTCAGCGCCAGGCCACCAAGGATGCTGCGCGTCTCGCCGGTCTCAATGTTTTGCGGCTGCTCAACGAGCCCACGGCAGCTGCCGTGGCCTATGGGCTGGACAAGCAGGCCGAGGGTGTCATCGCGATTTACGACCTGGGTGGCGGTACTTTCGATATCTCCATCCTTCGTCTGACCCGCGGTGTTTTCGAGGTCATGGCCACCGGTGGCGACAGCGCCCTGGGGGGGGACGATTTCGATCATGCCATCGCCGGCTGGATGGTCCAGCAGGCTGGCCTGTCCGCCGACCTCGATCCGGGGGCGCAGCGCAGCCTGCTGCGTGCGGCCTGTGAGGCGAAGGAAGCCCTGACCAATGCCGCCAGTGTCGAGCTCGTCCATGGCGACTGGCACGGCATACTGACCCGCGAGCAATTCGATGCCCTGATCGAGCCCATGGTCGCCCGCAGCCTCAAGGCCTGCCGTCGTGCCGTGCGTGACGCCGGCATCGAGCTGGAGGAGGTCGAGGCCGTTGTCATGGTCGGCGGTTCCACCCGTGTGCCGCGCGTGCGTGAGGCTGTGGCGGAGATGTTCGGTCGCCAACCGCTCACCGATATCGATCCTGACCAGGTGGTGGCCATCGGTGCCGCCGTGCAGGCCGATACCCTGGCCGGCAACAAACGCGGCGAAGAATTGCTGCTGTTGGACGTGATTCCTCTGTCGCTCGGTCTGGAAACCATGGGCGGGCTGATGGAGAGGGTGATACCGCGCAACACCACCATTCCGGTGGCGCGTGCGCAGGACTTCACCACCTACAAGGATGGCCAGACGGCCATGATGATCCATGTGCTCCAGGGCGAGCGCGAATTGATCAAGGATTGCCGCTCCCTGGCGCGCTTCGAGTTGCGCGGCATTCCGCCCATGGTGGCGGGCGCCGCAAAGATCCGCGTGACCTTCCAGGTGGATGCCGACGGCCTGCTGGGCGTGACCGCCCGTGAGCTGGCCTCCGGCGTCGAAGCCAGCATCCAGGTCAAGCCGTCCTACGGTCTGACCGATGGCGAGATTTCGCGGATGCTGCAGGATTCCTTCCAGTTCGCTGGCGAGGACAAGCATGCCCGCGCTCTGCGAGAGCAGCAGGTCGAGGCCGAGCGTCTGCTGGAGGCGGTTCAGGCCGCGCTGGCAGCCGATGGCGAGCGCCTGCTGGATGAAACCGAGCGAGACGCCATTCTGGACAGCATGCAAACCCTGCGCGAATTGTCGATCGGCAGCGACGTTGCGGCCATCGAAGCGCAAATCAAGCGCCTCTCCCAGGTGACCGATGCGTTCGCCGCGCGTCGTATGGATGCCGCCGTCAAGGCCGCCTTGTCCGGCCGCCGACTCAATGAAATCGAGGATTGA
- the iscA gene encoding iron-sulfur cluster assembly protein IscA, producing the protein MAISMTESAARHVQRSIEGRGKGEGIRLGVRTTGCSGLAYVLEFVDELTADDLVFESYGVKVIIDPKSLTYLDGTELDFVREGLNEGFKFNNPNVRGECGCGESFNV; encoded by the coding sequence ATGGCCATCAGCATGACCGAATCCGCCGCCCGTCACGTGCAGCGCTCTATCGAGGGGCGCGGCAAGGGTGAAGGCATTCGTCTGGGGGTGCGTACGACTGGCTGCTCCGGTCTTGCCTATGTGCTGGAGTTCGTCGACGAATTGACTGCGGATGACCTGGTCTTCGAGAGTTATGGCGTCAAGGTGATCATCGATCCCAAGAGCCTGACCTACCTCGACGGCACTGAGCTGGACTTCGTTCGCGAAGGGCTCAATGAGGGCTTCAAGTTCAACAACCCGAACGTGCGTGGCGAATGCGGCTGCGGCGAGAGCTTCAACGTCTGA
- the fdx gene encoding ISC system 2Fe-2S type ferredoxin, translating into MPQIIFLPHAEHCPEGAVIEAQPGESILDAALRSGIDIEHACEKSCACTTCHVVVREGFNSLDASDELEDDMLDKAWGLEPQSRLSCQAVVADQDLVVEIPKYTINQVSEGH; encoded by the coding sequence ATGCCGCAGATCATCTTCCTGCCCCACGCCGAGCATTGCCCCGAGGGTGCCGTGATCGAGGCTCAGCCGGGCGAAAGCATCCTGGATGCCGCGCTGCGCAGTGGCATCGACATCGAGCATGCCTGCGAGAAGTCCTGTGCCTGCACCACCTGCCACGTGGTGGTGCGCGAAGGTTTCAACTCCCTGGACGCTTCCGACGAACTGGAAGACGACATGCTCGACAAGGCCTGGGGTCTTGAGCCTCAGTCCCGCCTTTCCTGCCAGGCTGTAGTCGCTGACCAGGATCTGGTGGTGGAAATTCCGAAATACACCATCAATCAGGTCTCCGAGGGGCACTGA
- the iscR gene encoding Fe-S cluster assembly transcriptional regulator IscR has product MRLTTKGRYAVTAMLDLALHAQQGPVSLADISERQGISLSYLEQLFAKLRRGNLVSSVRGPGGGYQLSRDMHGIHVAQVIDAVNESVDATRCQGLGDCHSGDTCLTHHLWCDLSLQIHEFLSGISLADLVNRREVQEVAQRQDQRRCGSNGRMPHLDKIEASAID; this is encoded by the coding sequence ATGCGACTGACCACCAAAGGCCGTTACGCCGTCACCGCCATGCTCGACCTGGCGCTGCATGCGCAGCAGGGGCCGGTGTCTCTGGCCGATATTTCCGAGCGGCAGGGCATCTCCCTGTCCTATCTCGAACAGCTTTTCGCCAAGCTTCGCCGCGGCAACCTGGTCAGCAGTGTGCGCGGCCCCGGCGGTGGCTACCAGCTTTCCCGCGACATGCATGGCATTCATGTCGCCCAGGTGATCGATGCGGTCAACGAGTCGGTGGATGCCACTCGTTGCCAGGGCCTGGGCGATTGCCATTCGGGCGATACCTGCCTAACTCATCACCTCTGGTGCGATCTGAGTCTGCAGATCCATGAGTTCCTCAGCGGCATCAGCCTGGCCGACCTGGTCAACCGTCGCGAGGTCCAGGAGGTCGCGCAGCGGCAGGATCAACGCCGCTGCGGAAGCAATGGCAGGATGCCCCACCTCGATAAAATTGAAGCGTCCGCCATCGATTGA
- the ndk gene encoding nucleoside-diphosphate kinase — protein MAVERTLSIIKPDAVAKNVVGEIITRFEKAGLRVVAAKMVQLSEREAGGFYAEHKERGFFKDLVSFMTSGPVVVQVLEGENAIAKNRELMGATDPKKADAGTIRADYAVSIDENAVHGSDSEASAAREIAYFFAATEVCARIR, from the coding sequence ATGGCTGTCGAACGTACTCTCTCCATCATCAAGCCGGACGCCGTTGCCAAGAACGTCGTGGGCGAGATCATCACCCGCTTCGAGAAGGCCGGCCTGCGCGTCGTGGCCGCCAAGATGGTTCAGCTCTCCGAGCGCGAAGCCGGTGGCTTCTACGCCGAGCACAAAGAGCGTGGCTTCTTCAAGGACCTGGTTTCCTTCATGACCTCCGGCCCGGTTGTGGTTCAGGTCCTGGAAGGCGAGAACGCCATCGCCAAGAACCGTGAGCTGATGGGCGCCACCGATCCGAAGAAAGCCGATGCTGGCACCATCCGCGCCGATTACGCCGTCTCCATCGACGAGAACGCCGTTCACGGTTCCGACTCCGAGGCTTCCGCTGCCCGCGAAATCGCCTACTTCTTCGCCGCCACCGAGGTGTGCGCTCGCATCCGCTGA